A single region of the Streptomyces sp. NBC_00236 genome encodes:
- a CDS encoding acetolactate synthase large subunit, with product MPMTEQATGAHHPQPRARNGGSSSATVEHVTGAQSLIRSLEEVGADTVFGLPGGCILPAYDPLMDSTRVRHILVRHEQGAGHAATGYAQATGKVGVCMVTSGPGATNLVTPIADAAMDSVPMVAITGQVASGAIGTDAFQEADICGITMPITKHNFLVTRAEDIAHTIAEAFHIASTGRPGPVLVDIAKDALQSKTTFSWPPVMDLPGYRPVTKPHAKQIREAAKLIAQAARPVLYVGGGVMKAGATAELKVLAELTGAPVTTTLMALGSFPDSHPLHVGMPGMHGSVTAVTALQKADLIVALGARFDDRVTGKLDSFAPYAKIVHADIDPAEIGKNRAADVPIVGDAREVIADLVQAVQAEHTEGNTGDYSAWWKDLNRWRETYPVGYDLPEDGSLSPQQVIQRIGELAPPDTIFAAGVGQHQMWASHFIQYEQPATWLNSGGAGTMGYAVPAAMGAKAGMPDRTVWAIDGDGCFQMTNQELTTCALNNIPIKVAIINNGALGMVRQWQTLFYNQRYSNTVLHSGADTDGNAAKGTRVPDFVKLSEAMGCYAIRCEDPADLDKVIAEANAVNDRPVVIDFIVHEDAMVWPMVAAGTSNDEVMAARGVRPDFGDNEDD from the coding sequence ATGCCGATGACCGAGCAGGCCACCGGGGCCCACCATCCCCAGCCGCGGGCCCGTAACGGCGGATCGTCGTCCGCCACCGTTGAGCACGTCACGGGCGCGCAGTCCCTCATCCGTTCTCTCGAGGAAGTCGGGGCCGACACCGTATTCGGCCTCCCTGGCGGTTGCATCCTCCCGGCGTACGACCCGCTGATGGACTCCACCCGGGTCCGCCACATCCTGGTCCGCCACGAGCAGGGCGCGGGTCACGCGGCCACCGGTTACGCGCAGGCCACCGGCAAGGTCGGCGTCTGCATGGTCACCTCGGGCCCGGGCGCCACCAACCTGGTCACCCCCATCGCCGACGCGGCCATGGACTCCGTGCCCATGGTCGCCATCACCGGCCAGGTGGCCTCCGGTGCCATCGGTACGGACGCCTTCCAGGAAGCCGACATCTGCGGCATCACGATGCCGATCACCAAGCACAACTTCCTGGTCACCCGCGCCGAGGACATCGCGCACACGATCGCGGAGGCCTTCCACATCGCCTCCACCGGCCGTCCGGGCCCGGTCCTGGTCGACATCGCCAAGGACGCCCTCCAGTCGAAGACCACCTTCAGCTGGCCGCCGGTCATGGACCTGCCGGGCTACCGCCCGGTGACCAAGCCGCACGCCAAGCAGATCCGTGAGGCCGCCAAGCTCATCGCGCAGGCCGCACGCCCGGTGCTGTACGTCGGCGGGGGCGTCATGAAGGCCGGCGCCACAGCCGAGCTGAAGGTCCTGGCCGAGCTCACCGGAGCGCCCGTCACCACCACACTGATGGCGCTCGGCTCCTTCCCCGACAGCCACCCGCTGCACGTGGGAATGCCCGGCATGCACGGTTCGGTCACCGCCGTCACCGCGCTGCAGAAGGCCGACCTGATCGTCGCCCTCGGCGCCCGGTTCGACGACCGGGTCACCGGCAAGCTGGACAGCTTCGCCCCGTACGCCAAGATCGTCCACGCGGACATCGACCCGGCGGAGATCGGCAAGAACCGTGCCGCCGACGTCCCGATCGTCGGTGACGCCCGCGAGGTCATCGCCGACCTGGTCCAGGCGGTCCAGGCCGAGCACACCGAGGGCAACACGGGCGACTACAGCGCCTGGTGGAAGGACCTCAACCGCTGGCGCGAGACCTACCCGGTCGGGTACGACCTGCCGGAGGACGGCAGCCTCTCGCCGCAGCAGGTCATCCAGCGCATCGGCGAACTCGCCCCGCCGGACACGATCTTCGCCGCGGGCGTCGGCCAGCACCAGATGTGGGCCTCGCACTTCATCCAGTACGAGCAGCCCGCCACCTGGCTGAACTCCGGCGGTGCGGGCACGATGGGCTACGCGGTCCCCGCCGCGATGGGCGCCAAGGCGGGCATGCCCGACCGCACGGTCTGGGCGATCGACGGCGACGGCTGCTTCCAGATGACCAACCAGGAACTCACCACCTGCGCGCTCAACAACATCCCGATCAAGGTCGCCATCATCAACAACGGCGCGCTCGGGATGGTCCGCCAGTGGCAGACCCTGTTCTACAACCAGCGGTACTCCAACACCGTGCTGCACTCCGGTGCCGACACGGACGGCAACGCGGCCAAGGGCACCCGGGTGCCCGACTTCGTGAAGCTGTCCGAGGCCATGGGCTGCTACGCGATCCGCTGCGAGGACCCGGCCGACCTGGACAAGGTCATCGCCGAGGCCAACGCGGTCAACGACCGGCCGGTCGTCATCGACTTCATCGTCCACGAGGACGCCATGGTGTGGCCGATGGTCGCCGCCGGCACCTCCAACGACGAGGTCATGGCAGCGCGCGGTGTCCGCCCCGACTTCGGCGACAACGAAGACGACTGA
- the ilvN gene encoding acetolactate synthase small subunit: MSTKHTLSVLVENKPGVLARITALFSRRGFNIDSLAVGTTEHPDISRITIVVNVEGLPLEQVTKQLNKLVNVLKIVELEPAAAIQRELVLVKVRADSETRSQIVEIVQLFRAKTVDVSPEAVTIEATGGSDKLEAMLKMLEQYGIKELVQSGTIAIGRGARSITDRSLRALDRTA; this comes from the coding sequence ATGTCCACCAAGCACACGCTCTCCGTCCTGGTCGAGAACAAGCCCGGTGTCCTCGCCCGGATCACCGCCCTGTTCTCCCGCCGCGGTTTCAACATCGACTCGCTCGCGGTCGGTACCACCGAGCATCCCGACATCTCCCGCATCACCATTGTGGTGAATGTCGAGGGCCTGCCCCTGGAGCAGGTGACCAAGCAGCTCAACAAGCTGGTCAACGTCCTGAAGATCGTCGAACTCGAGCCGGCCGCTGCGATCCAGCGTGAGCTCGTCCTGGTGAAGGTCCGCGCCGACAGCGAGACCCGCTCCCAGATCGTCGAGATCGTCCAGCTGTTCCGCGCCAAGACCGTGGACGTCTCCCCGGAGGCCGTCACCATCGAGGCGACCGGCGGCTCCGACAAGCTGGAGGCGATGCTCAAGATGCTGGAGCAGTACGGCATCAAGGAGCTCGTCCAGTCCGGCACCATCGCCATAGGGCGCGGCGCGCGCTCGATCACCGACCGGTCACTGCGCGCCCTCGACCGCACGGCATAA
- the ilvC gene encoding ketol-acid reductoisomerase: protein MAEMFYDDDADLSIIQGRKVAVLGYGSQGHAHALSLRDSGVDVRVGLHEGSKSKAKAEEQGLRVVTPAEAAAEADVIMILVPDPIQAQVYEESVKDNLKDGDALFFGHGLNIRFGFIKPPAGVDVCMVAPKGPGHLVRRQYEEGRGVPCIVAVEQDASGKGLELALSYAKGIGGTRAGVIKTTFTEETETDLFGEQAVLCGGTAALVKAGFETLTEAGYQPEIAYFECLHELKLIVDLMYEGGLEKMRWSISETAEWGDYVTGPRIITADTKAEMKKVLTEIQDGTFANAWMAEYHNGLPKYNEYKKADSDHLLETTGRELRKLMSWVNDDDA from the coding sequence GTGGCCGAGATGTTCTACGACGACGATGCCGACCTGTCCATCATCCAGGGCCGCAAGGTCGCGGTTCTCGGCTACGGCAGCCAGGGCCACGCCCACGCGCTGTCGCTGCGCGACTCGGGTGTCGACGTCCGTGTCGGTCTGCACGAGGGCTCCAAGTCCAAGGCCAAGGCCGAGGAGCAGGGCCTGCGCGTGGTGACCCCGGCCGAGGCCGCCGCCGAGGCCGACGTCATCATGATCCTGGTTCCGGACCCGATCCAGGCCCAGGTCTACGAGGAGTCCGTCAAGGACAACCTCAAGGACGGCGACGCGCTGTTCTTCGGCCACGGTCTGAACATCCGCTTCGGCTTCATCAAGCCGCCGGCCGGCGTCGACGTCTGCATGGTCGCCCCCAAGGGCCCGGGCCACCTGGTCCGCCGTCAGTACGAGGAGGGCCGCGGCGTTCCGTGCATCGTGGCCGTCGAGCAGGACGCCTCGGGCAAGGGCCTGGAGCTCGCCCTGTCGTACGCCAAGGGCATCGGCGGCACCCGGGCCGGCGTCATCAAGACGACCTTCACGGAGGAGACCGAGACCGACCTGTTCGGTGAGCAGGCCGTTCTCTGCGGTGGCACCGCCGCTCTGGTCAAGGCCGGTTTCGAGACCCTGACCGAGGCCGGCTACCAGCCGGAGATCGCGTACTTCGAGTGCCTCCACGAGCTGAAGCTCATCGTGGACCTCATGTACGAGGGCGGCCTGGAGAAGATGCGCTGGTCGATCTCGGAGACCGCCGAGTGGGGCGACTACGTCACCGGCCCGCGGATCATCACGGCCGACACCAAGGCCGAGATGAAGAAGGTCCTCACCGAGATCCAGGACGGCACCTTCGCCAACGCCTGGATGGCCGAGTACCACAACGGTCTGCCCAAGTACAACGAGTACAAGAAGGCCGACAGCGACCACCTGCTGGAGACCACCGGCCGTGAGCTCCGCAAGCTCATGAGCTGGGTCAACGACGACGACGCGTAA